In the Ochotona princeps isolate mOchPri1 chromosome 14, mOchPri1.hap1, whole genome shotgun sequence genome, GGGTTGGTCGGCCCCAAGGGGGCCAGTGAGGGGACTCCCACCCCTTCCGTTTATTAAAGGATGGCAGAGTCAGGGCTCATCCAGGCAGGGTGGGAGCCGTGATGCCCGCATGGACTAAGCATGAAGGTCACTGCCTGGCACTCAGACACGCGGACGCCAACGATGCCCAGGCAGGGAGCCACTGGCTCTGGCCAGCCTCCCGCCCGGTCTGGTGCCCAGGGTCTGTAGGTGGGCTGGTGGGTGGGCTCCCCGGAGGAGAGACCCTGGCCCCAGCGGTCACAGCCCAGGGTGGCAGGCTGAGGACCTCCCAGCATCTTTGTGGGGGCTGCAGTTAGAGTCCAccaggaggggcagggcctgctggggtgggagtgggcagaGATGAGGTGCCCACACGGGCCTGGTctttgctgtggcctggctctCGGGCATGGGGAGTGCGCTGCGTTTGCAGGGGCTCCAGGGGCCGGTCGCGCTCCCGGCCAGGGGCCTGCTTGCCATGTAATCAACAACCAGCGGTCAACAGGGAGCCTCCCACGTTCACGGGCAGCCACGGGCAGCCACGGGCGGCCACAGCCAGCCTCACGCTGCTACAAGCTGCAGGGACTCGCACAGTCCACAGCATGGCACATGGGCTCCCGTCTGGCTCTGCCTCCAGGCCAGCTCTCCACTGTGTGCCGGGAGGCTGCAGGGCACTGGGCCCCCGCCCTGACGTGGCAGACCCTGGCACCTGGGTCCGGCCTAGCTAGCTCTCGCAGgcccttgggggagtgaatcaacggattgGAAATCGCACTCCTGTCTCGCTcgctctctgccttttcaataaaacaaataaataaaatacaaagttaACACAGGAAATTCCGAACGTGACTTGGTTCTCTCTCACTTCTGAGCAAGGCTGGGCTGGCCCCCGAGCCCAGCTGGGTGGCGTGGGGACACGCTGCACCGCTGCCCGATGCCCACACAAGAAAGAACTGTCCAGGGCACCTTGGAAAAACCCGATAGGACCATGGGCACCAGGCCCTGGACCAGACCATGCTGGAGCAAGGGCAGCTGTCTCTGACACCAGGGCCCCTGGAACCCtcactccccctgcccagccatggccactccccctgccctgccacggccactccccctgccctgccatggccactccccctgcccagccacggccactccccctgcccagccatggccactccccctgccctgccacggccactccccctgcccagccacggccactccccctgcccagccacggccactccccctgcccagccatggccactccccctggccctgccatggccactccccctgccctgccatggccactccccctgcccagccacggccactccccctgccctgccatggccactccccctgcccagccacggccactccccctgcccagccacggccactccccctgcccagccacggccactccccctgcccagccacggccactccccctgcccagccacggccactccccctgcccagccatggccactccccctgccctgccacggccactccccctgcccagccatggccactccccctgcccagccacggccactccccctgccctgccatggccactccccctgcccagccacggccactccccctgcccagccacggccactccccctgcccagccacggccactccccctgccctgccatggccactccccctgccctgccatggccactccccctgcccagccacggccactccccctgcccagccatggccactccccctgccctgccatggccactccccctgccctgccatggccactccccctgcccagccacggccactccccctgccctgccatggccactccccctgcccagccacggccactccccctgcccagccacggccactccccctgcccagccatggccactccccctgcccagccacggccactccccctgcccagccatggccactccccctgcccagcctcggtcactccccctgcccagcctcgGTCACTCCCTGGCCTAGCCACggccactccccctgcccagccatggccactccccctgcccagccacggccactccccctgcccagccttggtcactccccctgcccagccacggccactccccctgcccagcctcgGTCATTCCCTGGCCTAGCCACGGtcactccccctgcccagccacggccactccccctgcccagccttgGTCACTCCCCCTGCCCAACCATGgccactccccctgccctgccatggccactccccctgcccagccacggccactccccctgcccagccacgGCCTCTCCCTGGCCTAGCCACGGCCACTTCCCCTGCCCAGCCTCGGtcactccccctgcccagcctcgGTCACTCCCTGGCCTAGCCACggccactccccctgcccagccatggccactccccctgcccagccacggccactccccctgcccagccttggtcactccccctgcccagccacggccactcctcctgcccagcagtgGCCGGCCATGGCTCCTGCTCCCATGAGCCTCTTGCGCAGTCGGTGGCCACCTGGACCTCAGGGCAAGTGCCCAAGGCAGCCCAGGCCTCTCAGAGCATAGGGAGAGAGCAGTCGGGGCCCCACTGCCAGCTGGGCTCCCCCATCCCCTACTGTTGCCCTTCCCGGGCTGCTCCACGACTCCAGGAGGTAAAGGAGAAAGGTCTGCTTCAAGTTCTTCAAGGGGGTTGGGGTCTTGATCAGGCCTGGGGAGCGTCTGCCCCTGCTGGACCTGCCTGTGGTCTTCGTGCATGGCAGATGCCTGGAGGGGTTGCAGGGCTGGGCAGCCCAGGCAGACAGCCAGTGTTGTCCCCTTCTGGGGCTGACAACAGCCcaaggcccagcccaggcctcagctgcctgctgccccagctcgAGGTACTAACCAGGTGGGCTGGAGGGGCACCTAGTGCCCACACCTGGGGGGCGGTGCCTGCAGTGTCCAGGAGTAGTGTGGATATAAAGCACAGATTCCAGTGTGCCCACTCACCTCCTGCTGGTGcttgcacctgggaggcagcgctGGCGACTGGTTAACAGAGTCCCcgctcctgcctggccctcccttcctgcccctctGCACGTTAAAGGCGTGGCTAGCTCCTGCTCTCAGGCTGCACGGGGCTCTAGTTCCCTCCAGGGCCACTCCTGCCCGCCCACTCGTGCTGGGATGCGCTCTGCTACCTGCGGAGAGTCACACTCCAAGCCGAGGCATGCCCACAGGTCATGCAGGTCcctgggtggcaggtgcagcGGGTGGGTGGTCCCACAGCAGGCTGGACCGTCCCTGGGACACAGCATGGGCCCGGCTGCCTGCCCGGCTGCccggctgcctgcctgcctgccttccttcctctttcttgtcttgatcttctacccactgcttgactttccaaatggccacaatggccgcacctgagccatctgcagccaggcccttcctccaggtctccacgtgggtgcagggcccgacCATCTGGGCTgtgccctgctgctttcccaggctgtgagcagggacctggatcaggagtggaacagctgggcttcCTGTGGAATACGGGCCTTGCAATCAGCAACTTTACCCTAAGTGCCACAGTACCGGCCCTTGCGCACCCTAATGTTGAAACAAGGCATGAGTCGAGGGCGGGAGGGGCGTGGGCATCGGGTCCTGTCCTGAGCCCCCAGTGCCCCCTCCTCCTGTCCTGAGCCCCCAGTGCCCCCTCCTCCTGTCCTGAGCCCCCAGTACCCCCTCCTCCTGTCCCACGCCAGACGGGGCTGGGCTCCAGGTCCCTGTCAGTGACGTCACCTCTGGACCTAAGTGCCGGGCGGTGCAGTTCCCGTCCCCCGCGAGGCCAGCGTCCCCTGAAGGACGCCCACTCCCAGCAACACCCCACACGGCTGGGAAAGGCGCCCGCAGGGGGCCCTGGGCTGTCGCCCCTGCCGCCACATTTAACTAATGGGACACTTAGCCTAATGAGGAGTGTTTGCATAAGAGGAGCCTGCTAATTAAACTTTAAGCCTGGTCTTCCAGGGGATTAGCCCCAGCTGGGAACAGGGTGTTGGTGTTCACCGTTCCCTGCTctttcctgggtgtgtgtgtgtgtgggatttTCCAGAAGCGACAGAGTCCACGCAGTCCCCGGGGTCGGAGGAAGGAGGGGTTGCTGTCTCGCGGACCCAGGTGGGAGCTGGCCATTAGGGCGGCGGGGTCACGTCCGGGGAGCCCCGCTCACTGGTCCAGAGGGGCGGGGCTTCGTGCTTCCCACGCCGTGGCCCCAGGAGTGTGGTCCGGCCGCATTGTTCCCCAAGCAGAGATGGGGGTCACGGCTCCACCTCTGACCTTCCGCAGCTCCACAAGCCCGGCAGTCGGGCGGGCCAGGCCACCGGACGTGACCGGAACAGGACAAAGCTACTTGCTAATGAGGGCagaggggctgggcctggacaaggCCGGGGTCGCGCTCCCGCGCCCtgagtggctgaggctggggagaGGCTGGGCCCTGGAGCCGCAGGAGGCTGATGGCCGACTTCCTCGCCACCCGCTGCtcaggccttgggcacctgctggCCCGGCATTCCAGCACTCTCCTGCGGTCTCCCTCCCCAGTGCCCGCAGCCGCTGGTCCGCCCGCTGGCTGGCAGCTTCGCCATTCTGCCCGGAGTGTACCTGCAGTTGGATCCGGGGCCTCTTCTCTTTTATAAACAAATAACGTGTTGAGTTTCACTGGCCCGCAAGGGGCCAGCCGAgcccagcaggggcccaagcctgcCAGCTGCGCCTGCTGCTTCTGGGGGCGCTGTTCCGTGTCCTCCGCACCCTAGTCTGGCATCTGCTCCGGTGGTCCACAGCACGGCAGGGGCCAGCGCCCACTCCGCGGGTGACCACACAGGCCCGTGTCCTCTGCCCACTACAGGGGATGTTTGCTCTTAGCTCTGGTGCAAAGGCGGGGCCGCAGCCTGGGGGTCCCTCACCCACCCCCCAGGGCAGCATACGTGCCACCTGTGGTGTGGTGGATGACacagggtgggcagcagcagaCAGGGGCCAGCCTGGCTGTGGAGCCCTGGACACACCCAGGACACTGCgcctgcagctcagcctggccgCCCCCCTGCCTAAGGGTTCGGGGGACCCTGGCCCGCCTCTCCATTACCCAGGCCCGTAATATGTGTCAGTTTGCATTGCCCTCGCCAGAAAAGACCTTGTAGGGAGGTCACTCAGTGTCTCCCTGAGCGGCCTAGACTGCGGTGGCCAGGATTCCTGGGCCACTCCACCTTGGCCTTCGTTGGGTGGTCAGCAGGGGGCCCCTCAGGAGTGCCCCTGACCCTCGCCTGGGGCGCAGGCGGCATCAGCGGGCTGCTGGAGGCCCTCGACCAGCTTCCCTCCCCCGCCGACGCTCACGCACGTGTGCGCGGGACCGAGCTTCCAGGTGCGGCCGTGCGGGGCCGAAGGGAATATTTTTATGGTGAAAAATGAGCCTCCCGCAGCTGCTCCGCCGCCGTCGGCCCGCAGACGGATGAGCAGCCCGCATGGCAAGCCGCGGCTCGCGCATCAATTACGCGGGAGGGGCCCCGCACCGGAGCGCGCGGAGAGCCGGACGGGAGTGACTGCCGGATCATTCAACGTCCCGGCGTCGTGCGTCTCCTCGGTTCTAAAGAGCTTTTTTCTATTAAAGCCCCCGGAATTAATGTCCTCCGTGGCGCCGAATCATTTAGTCCACGCTGGTTCCCTGCGTGGAGCGCCACATCCCCGTTCCCGCAGCGCGGCATGGGGTCCTGGTCTGCTTGGGGCAACCCGGGCCCCGGCTCTCCGTGGCCGCTGCCTCAGCGGGTCGAGCCCAGCGGGCCCCAGCCCCATGCCCTGCCCCGCCGGCGCGGGCGCTTCCGCGCAGCTCTGCGCACCCGCGCGCCGATGGCCCTCGTCCCGGGGCTACGCCGGCCGCCTCCACGCTGCTGCCCAGTCGGGGTCCCTTTCTTCTGCGCCAGAGCGCTGGAGGGGCCAGGCCTAAAGGATCCCCTCACAGCCTGCTGGGGCGCACTGGCGCGGGCGGGAGAGGCCAGACAGGGAAACTGAGCGCCCAGCGAGCCCCGGGATCCCCCTTCCCCTCGTGGCCCCCTCCCAGACCCCAGGCGGGGCGGGGACGGCCGGGGCTGCAAACGGGGAGCCGCCAGCTGCCGGAGCTGCGGCCGGGAGCCGGAGGCCCTCGGGGACACTTGACACTTTGTTAACCTGTCAGCGCCGAGAGCCTGGAGGTGGGGGGCGGGGCTGCAGGGTTGATATCGggaccccagcacctgcccctcccTAAACCCCAAGTCCTCCCTCAGGGGCTGCCTATGGACCCGGAGTGCGGAGCCCTGCCAGGCTGGCCAGCACCCACGATCCTCTCAGCCAGGTCTCTGTGCCAGCCCCCTGGTCTTCTCTGGAGGTGGCCTGTGGACCCAGAGCCCACACTCAGTGCCAACCCCGTGTCCTTTGCCTGGGCATCCCTCACACTGTCACCCCTTTTCCCAGGTGGGCCACCGATGGCTGCGGGCAAGCACAGGGGCACCCCTCAGCCCAGGGGCAGCCCCCACTGGGCCTGTGCTTCTCAtagtccctgccccctccctgactGCTCAGCTGTGAGGACGGGGAGTCAGGGCAGAGCCAGCCCGGGCATCGCTGTGGGCAGGGAACGGCAGGACCCAGGCACAGCGGCTCATGGCTCCCACGGAGACGGGCTGTGGGGCACCCTCACCCTGGGGCCCTCCTGCCCCCTTCCCAGCTGGGAGGGCGGGGGTTCTGCCCAGAGCTCCACCTCTGACCTGGGTGGGGGTGGCCCTGCGGATGTCCCCTCTGTCTCAGGTCTGTGCTCACAGAGGGCTGTGGCAGCGTCTtggcaggaaggagggcagggtcCAAGGGGCCGAGCTCCAAGCCAGGGAGCACCCGCAGTGCAGCACCCAGTGGGAGATGCGGCCTGGAGAGCGTACGTACCGCCCGCAGCCATCAGcagtcctggggctcctggcccaCCTGGGCAGCCACCGACAAGCTGAGCCAGGCTCCCGCCTCGCCAAGAAGGGCAACCGTCCTACAGTGTGAGTGGGAGGGTCTGCTCCCTGCAccggagccagcaggtgcagatgCAGGGAACCAGGGGTCCTACCCActaccccctccccagcctgcacCCCCATCCCAGCCTCACTCAACACACGCCTTCCAGAGACTCCAAGGGACAAATTTATTAAGTCTTGGAAAAAGACGATCAGCAGAGAATAAATAAAAGACATGGACATTACCGTCCGACGGGGGGTGCAGGTTTCACAGAGGGGTCCACGCATGAGGGCCAGCCTGCCTGTTTGCACATGGGCTCCCACGCGAGGCTCACGGAGATGGCCGGACCCCGGCAGCCTCAGAGCTGCTGTTTGGCAACAGTGTCTGCGACCCGTGGGCTGAAGGCTGGGGTGCTCAAGAGAGGGCCCGCGGGATTCCGGTTGCAGCGAAGGGCACTGCAGAGGGGTCCCGGACGAGCGGCAGTCCCCCTCAGAGCTGGGAGGGCCCATGggcccacccccagcacccagcaccccagTGTCCCAAACCCCACAGCCGTCTCCATCTGGAGAGCCAAGCCCAGAGGCCAGCGGCCAGCAGCTCAGAGCCTCGGGCACGCGGCCACTGGCCCCAGCTGGGCTTTGTTTCTCACTTTAGAAACAAGCCTTCCCcagacctgggctgggcaggtCAGGCCGCTGAGTGACCTAGCCCAGACAGGGAGGGTCACAGCTCTGCTCAGAAACAGCAGCAAGCTCCCAGGCGAAAAACTTGCCTACAAACCTACAGTCGGGGGGCCAGACAGTCCTGGGGGGCCtgcgggggcagggcaggctccaCAGCCTCCTGCCGCCACCAATCCCCACCGTGCCCGCCCCTGACGAGGTCCAGGGCTTCGGAAATTGGGCACAGAGCTCCCCTCAGCAGCCAAGCCCCCACGGCAGGTGCTGGGTGCCGCCGGGGCCTGGGTCAGAACTGGGCGTGCTCCACCTCATCCAGCCAGGAAGCGGGGCTGGCGGGGAAGTCGGGGTACCCGCCGCTGCTCCCCGTGGATAGATCAGAGCTGGGTCCGTTTCCCGCCAGCACCCTCATGGACGGTGGTCCGCCCGGGGTCCCTGAGGGCGCGAGCCCCAAGCTGGAGTCGGGGTACACCAGGCTGGAGAGGAGCGGCTGGGGGGCGGCTGGGGACGGGGCGATGCCGTAGGGGCTGCCGGGGCGCAGCTCGCGGTACTGCTCCGGCCCCGCCAGGCCTCCGGACGCCAGGGCAAAGCCGCCCAGGGCTCCGGCAGGCCGGCCCAGGGCGGGGGGCGGCTCCCCCAGGCTGCTGTAGAGGCCGTTGGCGGCGCCCATTTCCGACACGGCCGGCTCATCTGCGAGGGAGGCGGAAGGCGCGCGGTCAGTGCCCGCCCAGGGGACGGTGGGATGGCGGTGGGGCCCGAGCGCGGAGCAGCCCAGCCCCGGCCTGCGCTTCCGGGAGGGACGAGCTGGCACCACCAGCAGGCGGGCCGGACGCACGCCCTTACCGGGGAAGGAGACCTCGGCGTCGCTGTCGGGCCCGTCCTGGGCGCCATCCTTGTCGGCCTTGGCGCCGCCGCGGGAGCGCTTCACGGTGCGGAAGTACTGACCCCAGCGCTGCCGGCCCGCGTCCTTCTTGAGCCGCTTCTCCTTGGCGCGTCGGTTCTGGAACCACACCTGCGCGGGGCGACGGGGCGGCGTGAGCGGCGGGGCGGCGGGGAGCGTGAGCGGGGTCacggcggggcggcggggcggcggggcggcgtgagcggcggggcggcggggcggcggggcggcggcCGGGGCGCGGGGGCCGGGCCGGGGTCACGCGCCCGCGCTGACCTGCACCACGCGCATGTCCAGGCCGGTCTCGGACGACAGCTGCTCGCGCACATGGCGCGCGGGCTTGGGCGAGGTGTTGTAGGCGCTCTTGAGCGTCTCCAGCTGCTTGGCCGTGATGGTCGTGCGCGGCCGCTTGGCCGTGGCCTCCGCCTCTGCGGGGTGGCGTGCGGTCAGGCGGGCCGGCCCCGTGCCACCGCCGCCCGCTGGCTGTGCGACGGGACGGTCCATTCTCGGGGGCCGGGGCCCCGCTGGCCAGCCTCCCTGGGCCCCAAGGCGCGAAGGCGCCCATTCAGACGGCGGTTGAAAATCGCCAGCTCCCCATACCTTCCCGCTCCTACTCCGTCCCCGGGGCCAGCCCGCAACTTTGCCCACTGACCACGCTGCTTGGCCGTCTCGTAGTCTGCCTTGCACACGAGCCTGCTGTCTTCCATGAGGTAGAATTCGTCGCCCGTGGCCAGCTGCCGCTTGCACACCACGCAGGCGAAGCAGTGCAGGTGGTACACGAAGTCCTGTGCCCTCCGCACCACCTGCGTGGGCGGGATGCCCAGCTGGCACGCGGCGCACTTGGTCCCGAAACGCCTGCGGGACACACAGGGTGTGGCTCAGCGCGGTGGCGGCGGCTCCTTCGCCCGGAGCGGGTTGGAGAGGCGAGTGGGTGAGGAGGAGCCGTGGAGAAGGGGAACCACAGCCTTAGGCCTGGAGGGCGCTGGGAGGCTGGATCCCCGGAAGGTGGGCCGGAGGGAACCCCCagacctccccagccccagcactgacAGCAAAAACAACATTTAGGGCACAGTGAATTCAACAGAGAGCTGGGCAGGCACTGGAGTTCTCTCTGCTGGCGAGCGGCTGGCTTTCGCCGCATCCAGGACCAatactttttcattttccaaacagcCAGGGGGCATCTGCTCAGAGGACCCAGCCAGCCCGGCCGAGGgtgccccctctcccccaaaGCAGGTCCCCAGGGCAGGGACCCTTGCTGGGGAGCCTGGCGGGTGCCCTCCCCTGCCTGTCCCAGGGCCTCCGGCTCACTTGAAGAAGTCCTCCTTGCAGTAGACGCTCTCCCCGCGGCTGAAGCAGCGCTCGGCCAGAGGTGTGTGGCAGTCGCTGCACTTgaggcacctgctgtgccagtgGCGATCCAGCGCCTTGAGGATGAAGCGGTCCAGGATGCGCTGGTCACAGCCGGCGCACAGCGGGATCTCTGTGGAACACGGGTGTCAGGGCACGGCCACGGCCTGCCGGCCTGGgagtgtggggagtggggagtgAGCTGGGGTCACCTGGCGCAGCCCCGAGCAGGGCCTGGGATGCCTGCGggcggggagctggctgggctggcattCCAATGTCACagagcacctgggaaggcaggctggGAAACGGGAAAACAAACCCTCCAGCGCCCGGGCACACACAGGGCACTGCCAAGCTGCATGGTTGCGCTTTCCAGAAACTCTTGGGAGGTGTGGCCTCCCCGCCAGGGCCGGCTGAGCCTGCCAGGTGACCTCAGACACTGCGGGCCTGGGGTGTCCCCGGCTGGGGAGGGACCTGACTGCCCGTCCGCTTGAAAGGGGTCTCTAAGCGACAAGAGACAGGCAGGGGCCACGATCCGCAGGAACGCTGCCCGCAGCTCCCAGCCCGCAGAGGGTGGGAGGAACGGAAAGCCTCCTTACAAGGAAGAAAACCCAGCCTCTCTCCCCTGCTGGCGGGAAACTCGCCCGGGCCGCGTCCCGCCTCTGGCAAAGCCAGGCGCCCAGGCGGCGCCGAGCGCAGCGTCCGCCACGCGCCCGGGGTACCCCGTGCGAGCCGCGATCGCAGGGCGGCGAAGATTCCCGGGCCCGAGCTGGGGCACACGGCCCCGCGCCGCGCGAATTCAGCACCGCGGCGCGGACAGCGCCCGCGCCGCCGCGCCCCGAACCCGCGTCCCGCCGCCGCGCTCAGGCCCGCGCCGGGAGAAGCCCCCGCGCCCCACGATCTTACGCTGCATGGCGAATCCGGCCCCGGCGGCTCCCCGACGCCCGGCGCTCCGGCCGCCCAGGCCAGCTCTCCCGAAGCCGGCgctcccagccctctcccctccctccgccTCCCTCCgcctcccaccccttcctcccagccctgtgGCCACCCCTCCCAGGAACCGacgggaaataaataaataagtaggggACGACGAGACCCCGCGGCCGGGATGGCGCCCCTCTCCGCCTGCTCACACCTCCCACCCCCGCCGCGCCAGCTCCCACCTTCCCTGTCCAGGCGCCCCGAGGGAACGGCTCGCCTCCAGGAGGCTGGGGTCTCCCGACGGACCCCCTGACTAGGTGTCCTGCGGTGCCGACGGAGCGACCGGAATTAGGGGCGGCCTACGGTTCCCCACAGCAGACTCGGCTTCCCCGACAGGGGTAGGGGCGGGTGTGGTTGGGAAAACCCTTCTGGGGACCCTCGCACCCCGCCGGGGGCGCCCACTGTGCGCCCAGCCGGGAGGCCGGCAGAGGCGGCGGAGCGGCTCCTCGACGCGACTTGGCACCCGCTCCCGTCCGGGCTGCCCCCGGACCTCGGTGGTCTGCCGCTCGCGGGACACCCACCTCGGTGCAGGTCGGCCCTCCGCGCCAGCAGCGCCAGCAGCAGGTCGCCGCCCGCCGACTCCCGGGCCGGGCCCAGCTCCGCGCGCGCCTCCATGAgtcccgccgcccgcgccgccgTTCTCCGGCCCCGAACTCTGCCGGGGTCCAGGCAGGCCCGGGCTGCAGCGAGCCGAGCGACTCCGGCGCTGCTGGGCGCTGCGCCCGCGGGCGGCCCGGGGGCCCCGAGGCGAGGGGCGCGCAGAGggcggggcggcgggggcggggcccggggcggggccgggggcgcgGACACGCGCAGGGGGTGACCGCGGACGCCGCGGGGCTCGCGCGGGGACCTGCAGTGCCCGGGGCGGGGACGGGCACGGCGGCCGGAGTCGGGTCGGGTAGCGGGCGCAGGCCCGAGCCCGCAGCCTCCGCGTCCCGGCGTGGAGGCCGGGGCTCCTGTGCGCGCGGGACGGGAGGGCTGGGGGTCCCGGGAACAGGGGCGGGGAGCGCGCGGCTCCTCCCGCGGCCGAGGGGGCCTCCGCAGCGGCTGGCCCCGGAGTCTTCCGTCACCGCGTCCGGAGGGTGAGTGCGGTCCTGCAGGCCCCGCGGCCGGGCAGGGCGGGAGGCGGCATAGCTCTCCCGACGGGGCAGGCCCAGGTCCTTCACAGGGGACTGAGCCGGGGGACCCCCAACAGCCTCTTCGCCTGGGTTCGAAGCCTGCGGCCCTGAATTCAAACAGGTGATCTCGCCGTGCGAGC is a window encoding:
- the LHX3 gene encoding LIM/homeobox protein Lhx3; protein product: MEARAELGPARESAGGDLLLALLARRADLHREIPLCAGCDQRILDRFILKALDRHWHSRCLKCSDCHTPLAERCFSRGESVYCKEDFFKRFGTKCAACQLGIPPTQVVRRAQDFVYHLHCFACVVCKRQLATGDEFYLMEDSRLVCKADYETAKQREAEATAKRPRTTITAKQLETLKSAYNTSPKPARHVREQLSSETGLDMRVVQVWFQNRRAKEKRLKKDAGRQRWGQYFRTVKRSRGGAKADKDGAQDGPDSDAEVSFPDEPAVSEMGAANGLYSSLGEPPPALGRPAGALGGFALASGGLAGPEQYRELRPGSPYGIAPSPAAPQPLLSSLVYPDSSLGLAPSGTPGGPPSMRVLAGNGPSSDLSTGSSGGYPDFPASPASWLDEVEHAQF